In Nitratidesulfovibrio sp., the following are encoded in one genomic region:
- a CDS encoding ABC transporter permease, translating to MLTLKFVLRNLARHPLRNTLTVLGIAVSIMAFGLLRTTVEAWYAGVSASAANRLVTRNAISLVFPLPIAYAGKIRAVEGVTHLSWGNWFGAYYVDEKNFFANFTVDMRSYLDLYPEFVIADDQKAALLRDRKGMAVGQRLARRFGWKLGDTVPLKGTIYPGDWSVVVRAIYTGRFPNTDETQAFFHWEYLNERMKVERPTRADHVGFYMIGVDRAENAARVAGDIDARFRNSLAETLTETEQAFQMGFISMSEAIIVAIRLVSGIVIVIIMAVAANTMAMSARERMGEFATLKALGFGGGYVALLVTGEALALSLLGGLVGCALSVPVTRVIAHVLGDYFPVFLLSGETLVLQGAAATVVGLVAAAVPALRARQVRIADVLGR from the coding sequence ATGCTGACGCTTAAATTCGTGCTGCGCAACCTGGCCCGGCATCCGTTGCGCAATACGCTGACGGTGCTGGGCATCGCCGTTTCCATCATGGCCTTCGGCCTGCTACGCACCACGGTGGAGGCCTGGTACGCCGGGGTTTCCGCCTCTGCCGCCAACCGGCTGGTCACCCGCAACGCCATCTCGCTGGTGTTTCCGCTGCCCATCGCCTACGCGGGCAAGATACGCGCCGTGGAAGGGGTTACGCACCTTTCGTGGGGCAACTGGTTCGGCGCGTACTACGTGGATGAAAAGAACTTTTTCGCCAACTTCACCGTGGACATGCGCAGCTACCTGGACCTGTACCCGGAATTCGTCATTGCCGACGACCAGAAGGCCGCCCTGCTGCGCGACCGCAAGGGCATGGCCGTGGGGCAACGGCTGGCCCGGCGCTTCGGCTGGAAGCTGGGCGACACCGTGCCGCTGAAGGGCACCATCTACCCCGGTGACTGGAGCGTGGTGGTGCGGGCCATCTACACCGGGCGCTTTCCCAATACCGACGAGACGCAGGCCTTCTTTCACTGGGAGTATCTGAACGAGCGGATGAAGGTGGAGCGCCCCACCCGCGCCGACCACGTGGGCTTCTACATGATCGGGGTGGACCGGGCCGAGAACGCGGCCCGCGTGGCGGGCGACATCGACGCGCGGTTCCGCAATTCGCTGGCCGAAACCCTGACCGAGACGGAACAGGCCTTCCAGATGGGGTTCATCTCCATGAGCGAGGCCATCATCGTGGCCATCCGGCTGGTGTCGGGCATCGTCATCGTGATCATCATGGCGGTGGCGGCCAACACCATGGCCATGTCCGCGCGCGAACGCATGGGCGAATTCGCCACCCTGAAGGCGCTTGGCTTCGGCGGCGGGTACGTGGCCCTGCTGGTAACGGGAGAGGCGCTGGCCCTGTCGCTGCTTGGCGGCCTGGTCGGGTGCGCGCTCTCCGTGCCGGTCACGCGGGTCATCGCCCATGTGCTGGGCGACTACTTTCCGGTGTTCCTGCTGTCCGGCGAGACGCTGGTCCTGCAAGGCGCGGCGGCGACCGTGGTGGGGCTGGTGGCGGCTGCGGTGCCCGCGTTGCGGGCGCGGCAGGTGCGTATAGCCGACGTGCTGGGAAGGTAG
- a CDS encoding ABC transporter permease: MASLLSYSFRNMLARRLTTTLTVGGMALVVFVFAAMLMLSEGLRTTLVLTGSPDNVVLLRQGAKAEMESAVDRDQAPLVESLPQVARAADGGPLAARELVVLITLNKRGTTKPSNVVIRGIGPHSLELRPQVRLKEGRMPRFGTSEIIAGESIARRFSGTGIGESLRFGLRDWTVVGIFEAGATGFSSEVWGDVDQLMAAFRRSSYSVVVARLKERGGSEGAGGLDGLRAGLAADPRLQLEGKRETRFYEEQSEMMAKFLGVLGTMLPAIFSLGATIGAMITMHAAVANRVREIGTLRAIGFQRRDILLAFLLESLLLGGSGGAIGLLLASTLQWVTISTMNFQTFSELAFSFTLSPRIAVGALLFGMGMGCLGGILPAIKASRLVIVDALRAA, encoded by the coding sequence ATGGCCTCGCTTCTTTCCTACAGCTTCCGCAACATGCTGGCGCGCCGCCTGACCACGACCCTTACCGTGGGAGGCATGGCGCTGGTGGTGTTCGTGTTCGCGGCCATGCTCATGCTGTCTGAAGGATTGCGCACCACCCTGGTGCTTACCGGATCGCCCGACAATGTTGTGCTGCTGCGGCAGGGGGCCAAGGCCGAAATGGAAAGCGCGGTGGACCGCGACCAGGCTCCGCTGGTGGAAAGCCTGCCCCAGGTGGCCCGCGCCGCCGACGGCGGGCCGCTGGCCGCGCGCGAACTGGTGGTGCTGATAACCCTGAACAAGCGCGGCACCACCAAGCCGTCCAACGTGGTCATCCGGGGCATCGGCCCCCATTCGCTGGAACTGCGTCCGCAGGTCCGACTGAAGGAAGGGCGCATGCCGCGCTTCGGCACGTCCGAGATCATTGCCGGGGAAAGCATTGCCCGGCGGTTCAGCGGCACAGGCATTGGCGAAAGCCTGCGCTTCGGCCTGCGCGACTGGACCGTGGTGGGCATTTTCGAGGCCGGGGCCACCGGCTTCAGCTCCGAGGTGTGGGGCGACGTGGACCAGTTGATGGCCGCCTTCCGCCGCTCGTCCTATTCGGTGGTGGTGGCGCGCCTGAAAGAGCGCGGCGGGTCCGAGGGCGCGGGGGGGCTGGACGGCCTGCGCGCGGGCCTTGCGGCGGACCCGCGCCTGCAACTGGAAGGCAAGCGCGAGACCCGCTTCTACGAGGAACAGTCCGAGATGATGGCCAAGTTCCTTGGTGTGCTGGGCACCATGCTGCCCGCCATCTTTTCGCTGGGGGCCACCATTGGCGCCATGATCACCATGCATGCCGCCGTGGCCAACCGGGTACGCGAGATAGGCACCCTGCGGGCCATCGGGTTTCAGCGGCGGGACATCTTGCTGGCGTTTCTGCTGGAATCGCTGCTGCTGGGCGGCAGCGGCGGGGCCATCGGCCTGCTGCTGGCGTCCACCCTGCAATGGGTGACCATTTCCACCATGAACTTCCAGACCTTTTCGGAACTGGCGTTCAGCTTTACCCTTAGCCCGCGCATTGCCGTAGGGGCGCTGCTGTTCGGCATGGGCATGGGCTGCCTGGGGGGCATCCTGCCTGCCATCAAGGCTTCGCGGCTGGTTATCGTAGACGCGCTGCGCGCGGCCTGA
- a CDS encoding tetratricopeptide repeat protein, which yields MAEAGDASAQFNLGMLYYEGNGVAQDFGKAAQWLGRAAKAEHHEALNFYGVLHATGKGVAQDFGKALELFRKADKCGYNCEPVHDDLPTDFRDKQYGMELVAAKRDFVRKARLLAAEARCNVGLAYHGEATDATSRKIARELFLSAATLGNGKAMHLLGTMCRDGAGVPASEVRAYMWFDLAVTSGFGRAGEARRELVDRMAAKDVTRAEKLAARWLRCFPLPEGAAQ from the coding sequence ATGGCTGAGGCGGGCGACGCAAGCGCCCAGTTCAATCTTGGCATGTTGTACTACGAAGGCAACGGCGTTGCACAGGACTTCGGCAAGGCCGCCCAGTGGTTGGGCCGTGCCGCCAAGGCGGAGCATCACGAGGCCCTCAACTTCTACGGCGTGCTGCACGCCACCGGCAAGGGTGTTGCGCAGGACTTCGGCAAGGCGCTGGAACTGTTCCGCAAGGCCGACAAGTGCGGCTACAACTGCGAACCGGTCCACGACGACCTGCCCACCGACTTCCGCGACAAGCAGTATGGCATGGAACTGGTGGCCGCCAAGCGCGACTTTGTCCGCAAGGCGCGGCTGCTGGCAGCCGAGGCCCGCTGCAACGTGGGGCTTGCCTATCACGGCGAGGCCACCGATGCCACCTCGCGCAAGATCGCGCGCGAACTGTTCCTGAGCGCGGCCACCCTGGGCAACGGCAAGGCCATGCATCTGCTCGGCACCATGTGTCGTGACGGTGCGGGCGTGCCCGCCAGCGAGGTGCGCGCGTACATGTGGTTCGACCTGGCCGTGACCTCTGGCTTCGGCAGGGCCGGGGAAGCCCGGCGCGAACTCGTCGACAGGATGGCGGCCAAGGACGTGACACGGGCCGAAAAGCTCGCGGCGCGCTGGCTGCGTTGTTTCCCGCTGCCGGAGGGTGCGGCCCAGTAG
- a CDS encoding response regulator: MSATNMSATLRRVLVVDNDPTERERLAGLLTAEGHAVRTAASTPEALEAAASFRPDVITLEMDLPSPGGTVFYARLRRSPALRETPVVVVSGVGPRPARLARRVPTHQKPVVPAALLDTIRRAVPAQA; the protein is encoded by the coding sequence ATGTCCGCGACCAACATGAGTGCCACCCTCCGTCGCGTACTCGTCGTCGACAACGACCCGACAGAGCGCGAACGCCTTGCCGGTCTGCTGACGGCGGAAGGACACGCCGTGCGCACCGCCGCCTCCACGCCCGAGGCGCTTGAGGCCGCCGCCAGCTTCCGCCCCGACGTGATCACCCTTGAAATGGACCTGCCCAGCCCCGGCGGCACGGTGTTCTACGCCCGGCTGCGCCGCAGCCCCGCCCTGCGCGAAACCCCCGTGGTGGTGGTAAGCGGCGTGGGACCACGCCCGGCGCGCCTTGCCCGCCGCGTGCCCACCCATCAGAAGCCGGTGGTGCCCGCTGCCCTGCTGGACACCATCCGCAGGGCCGTTCCCGCCCAGGCGTAG
- a CDS encoding DUF1641 domain-containing protein, protein MTNEELILQRLEAMEERIAFLHERAMGTKYFIEEVTPIGNHAFRLMVEELQDVHGRVHLDDIFELLRRGLRSVPNLNYCLDQLENLIDLWRTMHPAVAPTWPHIIEGLGKWEQDGVFAKLSALKGAGGKVLDANTPEGIEKMGDALAFMTVLLQKLADPNVQVFLARAVDMLAKLDLSQAKPVGMFGMVGALGSKEAKEGLGVAMEVLKGLGALKGDGCCACGCASHAPAKND, encoded by the coding sequence ATGACCAACGAAGAACTCATTCTCCAGCGCCTCGAGGCCATGGAAGAGCGGATCGCCTTCCTGCACGAGCGCGCGATGGGCACCAAGTACTTCATCGAGGAAGTGACGCCCATCGGCAACCACGCCTTCCGCCTGATGGTGGAAGAACTGCAGGACGTGCACGGCCGCGTGCATCTCGACGACATCTTCGAGCTGCTGCGCCGTGGCCTGCGTAGCGTCCCCAACCTCAACTACTGCCTCGACCAGCTGGAAAACCTCATCGACCTGTGGCGCACCATGCACCCGGCGGTGGCCCCCACCTGGCCCCACATCATCGAAGGGCTTGGCAAGTGGGAGCAGGACGGCGTGTTCGCCAAGCTGTCGGCCCTGAAGGGCGCGGGCGGCAAGGTGCTGGACGCCAACACCCCCGAAGGCATCGAGAAGATGGGCGATGCGCTCGCCTTCATGACCGTGCTGCTGCAAAAGCTGGCCGATCCCAACGTGCAGGTCTTCCTGGCCCGCGCGGTGGACATGCTGGCCAAGCTGGACCTGTCGCAGGCCAAGCCCGTGGGCATGTTCGGCATGGTCGGCGCCCTCGGTTCCAAGGAAGCCAAGGAAGGCCTTGGCGTTGCCATGGAAGTGCTGAAGGGCCTTGGCGCGCTGAAGGGCGACGGCTGCTGCGCCTGCGGCTGCGCTTCGCACGCCCCGGCCAAGAACGACTAG
- a CDS encoding FAD/NAD(P)-binding oxidoreductase has translation MKKLLILGAGAGGTMLATKMRKKLSEREWEITVIDRDLTHHYQPGWLFIPFGIDTPKGCEKPKKDFIPRGVNFVQDTITNVDPEAKVVTCEGGKYSYDWVVIATGCRIAPDEVEGLLDDWRGNIHDFYTPDGAAALLPKLKNFKKGRLVHHICETPIKCPVAPLEFIYLADWYFTKMGVRDNIEIELVTPLTGAFTKPVAAKILGELCVQKNIKVTPNFVVDSVDAGNKTIASVTGDEVNYDLLVTIPPNMGQQFLIDSDIADPMGFMDTDKGTLKSKKYPNMYVIGDTTNVPTSKAGSVAHYEADIIAENLMSDIDGSEHYHHFDGHSTCFIVTGYEKASLIDFSYDVEPLPGMFPFPGVGPCALLGESHINYWGKLMFKWVYYSLMLKGHELPFEPNMYLHGKDTSLMRKK, from the coding sequence ATGAAGAAGCTGCTCATTCTTGGGGCAGGTGCCGGCGGCACCATGCTCGCCACCAAAATGAGGAAAAAGCTCAGCGAGCGCGAATGGGAGATCACGGTCATCGACCGCGACCTTACGCACCATTACCAGCCCGGCTGGCTGTTCATACCCTTCGGCATCGACACCCCCAAGGGGTGCGAGAAGCCCAAGAAGGATTTCATCCCCCGTGGCGTCAATTTCGTGCAGGATACCATCACCAACGTGGATCCGGAAGCGAAGGTGGTCACCTGTGAAGGCGGCAAGTACAGCTACGACTGGGTGGTCATCGCCACCGGTTGCCGCATCGCCCCCGACGAAGTGGAAGGCCTGCTGGACGACTGGCGCGGCAACATCCACGACTTCTACACCCCCGACGGCGCCGCCGCCCTGCTGCCCAAGCTGAAGAACTTCAAGAAGGGCCGCCTCGTCCACCACATCTGCGAAACCCCCATCAAGTGCCCGGTCGCGCCGCTGGAGTTCATCTACCTGGCCGACTGGTACTTCACCAAGATGGGCGTGCGCGACAACATTGAGATCGAACTGGTCACCCCGCTGACCGGCGCCTTCACCAAGCCCGTGGCCGCCAAGATCCTGGGCGAACTGTGCGTGCAGAAGAACATCAAGGTCACGCCCAACTTCGTGGTGGACAGCGTTGACGCGGGCAACAAGACCATCGCCTCCGTCACCGGCGACGAGGTCAACTACGACCTGCTCGTCACCATTCCCCCGAACATGGGCCAGCAGTTCCTGATCGATTCGGACATCGCCGACCCCATGGGCTTCATGGATACCGACAAGGGCACCCTGAAGTCCAAGAAGTACCCCAACATGTACGTCATCGGCGACACCACCAACGTGCCGACCTCCAAGGCCGGTTCCGTGGCCCACTACGAGGCCGACATCATCGCCGAAAACCTGATGTCCGACATCGACGGCAGCGAGCACTACCACCACTTCGACGGTCACTCCACCTGCTTCATCGTGACCGGCTACGAAAAGGCCTCGCTCATCGACTTCAGCTACGACGTGGAACCGCTGCCCGGCATGTTCCCCTTCCCCGGTGTGGGGCCCTGCGCGCTGCTGGGCGAAAGCCACATCAACTACTGGGGCAAGCTGATGTTCAAGTGGGTGTACTACAGCCTGATGCTGAAGGGTCACGAGTTGCCGTTCGAGCCGAACATGTACCTGCACGGCAAGGACACTTCCCTGATGCGGAAGAAGTAA
- a CDS encoding Rrf2 family transcriptional regulator, with amino-acid sequence MRISSTVHYASRLLVNLALHCPQDGPLSASELAEHTGISVKFIEKIIRQLRTAGMVRSVRGAAGGHVLTMNPDDVTLGDVLRVVEGGVQPPNCCVGADCDDTPCRCKAAWTSAAKALEETLDQFTLTDIMHGAERPDDCAHMTTDGDTDARPAPQPKLNGNKPLNTPRYGRTPRALRGSNTRICSHQSQ; translated from the coding sequence ATGAGAATTTCCTCCACGGTGCATTACGCATCCCGGCTGCTGGTCAACCTTGCCCTGCACTGCCCGCAGGACGGGCCTCTTTCCGCCTCGGAACTGGCCGAACACACAGGCATTTCCGTCAAGTTCATCGAAAAGATCATCCGCCAGCTGCGCACGGCGGGCATGGTTCGCAGCGTGCGCGGCGCCGCTGGCGGCCATGTGCTGACCATGAACCCCGACGACGTGACCCTGGGCGACGTGCTGCGGGTGGTGGAGGGCGGCGTGCAGCCCCCCAACTGCTGCGTGGGCGCCGACTGCGACGACACCCCCTGCCGCTGCAAGGCCGCCTGGACCAGCGCCGCCAAGGCCCTGGAAGAAACCCTGGACCAGTTCACCCTTACCGACATCATGCACGGCGCCGAGCGCCCCGACGACTGCGCCCACATGACCACCGACGGGGACACGGACGCACGCCCCGCCCCCCAGCCCAAGCTGAACGGCAACAAGCCGCTGAACACGCCGCGATACGGCAGAACGCCCCGTGCCCTGCGGGGCTCCAATACCCGAATCTGCTCTCACCAAAGCCAATAA
- a CDS encoding Rrf2 family transcriptional regulator, with product MKLAAKTRYAARILLALAMHGEDSPMTTTALSQHTGVTVQFIEQILKTLKRGGLTRSSRGASGGHMLARTPEEITLGEIVRLMEGGIQLTVCCSGDANACARRASCLTRSAWVRASQALERSLEETTLATLMEGDQPLAPHDEAVCRTADDEASPPRRTAVRRPARPVSPAELY from the coding sequence ATGAAGCTTGCAGCAAAGACACGATACGCGGCACGCATCCTTCTTGCTTTGGCCATGCACGGTGAAGACTCCCCCATGACCACCACGGCGCTGTCCCAGCACACCGGCGTGACCGTCCAGTTCATCGAACAGATCCTCAAGACCCTGAAGCGCGGCGGGTTGACGCGCAGTTCTCGCGGGGCCTCCGGCGGGCACATGCTGGCCCGCACCCCCGAAGAGATCACCCTGGGCGAGATCGTGCGTTTGATGGAAGGGGGCATCCAGCTTACCGTTTGCTGTTCCGGCGATGCCAATGCCTGCGCCCGACGGGCCTCGTGCCTGACCAGGTCGGCTTGGGTGCGCGCGTCGCAGGCGCTGGAGCGTTCGCTGGAAGAGACCACCCTGGCCACCCTCATGGAGGGCGATCAACCGCTGGCCCCCCATGACGAGGCGGTCTGTCGCACGGCGGACGACGAGGCATCTCCGCCAAGGCGTACCGCCGTCCGCCGACCGGCCCGTCCGGTCAGCCCCGCCGAACTGTACTGA
- a CDS encoding methyl-accepting chemotaxis protein, protein MLKNCSLFMKLSLGFGSLLLIVATVVAFSWQQQQHLLRQSEVTGNTQALVAGMEHSRVEILYYLLSRSREHVRAFEAQHGRDAEGIAALRERLAADGVRGGGLDVLGPMHADYRRKFLELDGVLTHREQTIKNAVQAANALQEGVERLHTARLNAIVQTNPSLAPRRDELQTLVTLETEFLQSRVDVLYYLWRGDIDALSRARMRLDRAISAAAGLSASEGPGENWKLASAVLASARGYHEQVEQLVKDEAEREARLSGMASVAEGVRNTVVAVKDAQQDRMEAAVRRSSAISLGVAGGALVLGLMFAILIGKSVRGGIARAAAVAEAVAQGETSLEVEVEGTDEIGRLLQAMHEMLQAERRVVETARELARGNVDIEVVMRGPRDELMRALGDMVSVERSISRSASTLATGDLRVSLEPRGDSDRLLSSLGDMVHRLSDVVRDVQVGAENVAAGSEELSATAEALSQGATEQAASVEQCSASMEEMVARIAQNAENARTTESIAVRAADDARDSGTAVAATLKAMREIASKISIIEEIARQTDLLALNAAIEAARAGEQGRGFAVVASEVRKLAERSQAAAAEINRLSGASLEVSERAGELLGKLVPDIERTSELVQEIAAASIEQREGASQVNEALHMLDQVIQQNAAASEEVASTSEELSAQAAHLQRTVAFFRLGADMSPKVQRVPGPQPSAMPPLKDGDPRKVRINLTDDADDTDDQDFERF, encoded by the coding sequence ATGCTCAAGAATTGCAGTCTGTTCATGAAGCTCAGCCTGGGGTTCGGCTCGCTGCTGCTTATCGTGGCGACGGTGGTTGCCTTCTCGTGGCAGCAGCAACAGCATTTGTTGCGCCAGTCGGAGGTTACGGGCAACACGCAGGCGTTGGTGGCAGGCATGGAACATTCACGGGTGGAAATCCTGTACTACCTGCTGAGCCGGAGCCGGGAGCACGTGCGTGCCTTTGAGGCGCAGCACGGCAGGGATGCCGAGGGCATTGCCGCGTTGCGTGAACGCCTGGCGGCAGACGGTGTGCGCGGGGGCGGCCTGGACGTGCTGGGACCCATGCATGCCGACTACCGGCGCAAGTTCCTGGAGCTGGACGGCGTGCTCACCCATCGCGAGCAGACCATCAAGAACGCCGTGCAGGCAGCCAATGCCCTGCAGGAAGGGGTGGAACGGCTGCACACGGCACGCCTGAACGCCATCGTGCAAACCAACCCTTCGCTGGCCCCCCGGCGCGACGAGTTGCAAACCCTGGTCACGCTGGAGACGGAATTTCTTCAATCGCGCGTGGACGTGCTGTATTATCTGTGGCGGGGCGATATCGATGCCCTGTCCCGCGCCCGCATGCGTCTGGACAGGGCCATCTCTGCCGCGGCCGGACTTTCCGCCAGCGAGGGCCCCGGCGAAAACTGGAAGCTGGCCTCTGCGGTACTGGCCAGCGCGCGGGGGTACCACGAGCAGGTGGAGCAGCTGGTCAAGGATGAAGCCGAACGCGAGGCCCGCCTTTCGGGCATGGCCAGCGTGGCCGAGGGCGTGCGCAACACCGTGGTGGCGGTGAAGGACGCCCAGCAGGACCGCATGGAGGCTGCGGTGCGCCGCTCTTCCGCGATCTCGCTGGGGGTTGCCGGCGGCGCGCTGGTGCTGGGGCTGATGTTCGCCATCCTCATCGGCAAGTCGGTGCGCGGCGGCATTGCCCGCGCGGCAGCCGTGGCAGAGGCCGTGGCCCAGGGCGAGACATCGCTGGAGGTCGAGGTAGAAGGCACCGACGAAATAGGCAGGCTGCTGCAAGCCATGCACGAGATGCTCCAGGCCGAACGCCGCGTGGTGGAAACCGCCCGCGAACTGGCACGGGGCAACGTGGATATCGAAGTGGTCATGCGCGGCCCGCGCGACGAACTGATGCGTGCCTTGGGAGACATGGTGTCCGTGGAGCGGTCCATCTCGCGCAGTGCGTCCACCCTGGCCACCGGCGATTTGCGCGTGTCGCTGGAGCCGCGCGGCGACAGCGACCGGCTGTTGAGCTCGCTGGGTGACATGGTGCACCGGCTGTCCGATGTCGTGCGCGACGTGCAGGTGGGCGCCGAGAATGTGGCCGCAGGCAGCGAGGAACTGAGCGCCACGGCCGAGGCCCTTTCGCAGGGGGCAACGGAGCAGGCTGCCTCGGTAGAGCAGTGCTCCGCCTCCATGGAAGAGATGGTGGCGCGCATCGCCCAGAACGCCGAGAACGCCCGAACCACGGAATCCATCGCGGTGCGCGCGGCGGACGACGCCCGCGACTCGGGAACGGCGGTGGCCGCCACGCTGAAGGCCATGCGCGAGATTGCCAGCAAGATCTCGATCATCGAGGAAATTGCCCGGCAGACGGACCTGCTGGCCCTGAACGCCGCCATCGAGGCGGCCCGCGCGGGCGAGCAGGGGCGCGGCTTTGCCGTGGTGGCGTCCGAAGTGCGCAAGCTGGCCGAACGCAGCCAGGCCGCTGCGGCGGAAATCAACCGGCTGTCAGGGGCCAGCCTGGAAGTTTCGGAACGTGCGGGTGAACTGCTGGGCAAGCTGGTGCCGGACATAGAGCGCACGTCCGAACTGGTGCAGGAGATCGCCGCCGCCAGCATCGAGCAGCGCGAGGGCGCAAGCCAGGTCAACGAGGCCCTGCACATGCTCGACCAGGTCATCCAGCAGAACGCGGCGGCTTCGGAAGAGGTGGCCTCCACGTCCGAAGAACTGTCGGCCCAGGCGGCCCACCTGCAACGCACGGTGGCGTTCTTCCGCCTGGGGGCGGACATGTCTCCCAAGGTCCAGCGGGTGCCGGGGCCGCAGCCTTCGGCCATGCCGCCCCTGAAGGACGGCGACCCGCGCAAGGTGCGCATCAACCTCACGGACGATGCGGACGACACGGATGATCAGGATTTCGAGCGCTTCTAG
- a CDS encoding chemotaxis protein CheW → MAPVRRLLALTLGDERFALDVGVVREVLDFGDLTRIPRMPAHVRGVVNLRGAAVPVVDLRTRLGMGSVERTVHSRIVIVEAPTPPDAGGGITLVGALADAVREVIEIDAVAVEPPPRMGTPVPADVLAGIFRHGGRHVLLLDADRLFDDEEPAGAPAAIAAQPPSQPLPRPLPQPLPRTPSLSPADGQSQARSVPADAAPGTPVRFGGGGA, encoded by the coding sequence ATGGCGCCCGTGCGCAGGCTGCTGGCCCTTACCCTGGGTGACGAGCGCTTCGCCCTGGACGTCGGCGTGGTGCGCGAGGTGCTGGACTTCGGCGATCTGACGCGCATTCCCCGCATGCCTGCCCACGTGCGTGGTGTGGTGAACCTGCGCGGGGCTGCCGTGCCGGTAGTGGATTTGCGCACCCGCCTCGGCATGGGCAGCGTGGAGCGCACCGTGCATTCGCGCATCGTCATCGTGGAGGCGCCCACGCCCCCCGATGCTGGCGGCGGCATCACCCTGGTGGGCGCGCTGGCCGACGCCGTGCGCGAGGTCATCGAAATCGACGCCGTCGCCGTGGAACCCCCGCCGCGCATGGGAACCCCCGTGCCCGCCGACGTGCTGGCCGGAATATTCCGCCACGGGGGGCGGCACGTGCTGCTGCTGGACGCCGACCGCCTGTTCGACGACGAGGAACCGGCGGGCGCCCCGGCTGCGATTGCGGCGCAACCCCCGTCCCAGCCCCTGCCCCGGCCCCTGCCCCAGCCCCTGCCCCGGACCCCGTCTCTTTCCCCTGCCGATGGGCAGTCACAGGCGCGCTCTGTCCCTGCCGATGCCGCGCCGGGCACCCCCGTCCGCTTCGGGGGAGGTGGCGCATGA